A part of Terriglobia bacterium genomic DNA contains:
- a CDS encoding adenylate/guanylate cyclase domain-containing protein, with translation MNPVLKKIAELWGKFADLVGRVPAKRVDMGIALLVTLLAMVVYVYVTTGLNRRAALSFLQTSELRSLDARFKARGARQQCPGRSAERGCIDDRIVIVALDEKTLQKVGSFPIARNYYGKTVDQLVAGGARVIGFDYDFPTPEKNSAVEALKKLESEIGGAASPTVLEKIRAIERTSDNDAILADSLKRAGNVVLGHIFLDEERAKAMDAKAAEDYYNILWGHPFPQMIKAKAGRDFDLNKAWDDPTRGHEGPVMFGIESNIRLIAEAARSYGFFNYIPDRDGIYRRAPSLMRYRDREWFPSLPAEMLKVYENIKDQSEVAYINDNGMERLELGPHTYATEPDGTFLINFAGPFRTYPHYSMADVMDGTVPPSTFQGKIVLMGPTAIGIGDLRPMPFQSSDYMGVELHANVLDNMLNNDIAGRGFLKRGINQEIIDIVFILIFGIGMGYLFARLKPLHSTFSVIAALVAFFGICYFAFTHWGMWLYLVIPAGALVVNYGAITSFRMVFEEREKRKVRKTFERYVSPGVIRLIEQDPKKYFKAGGESKELTIMFSDIRSFTAISEGLTPDALVALLNEYLGEMTDILFTRWGTLDKYIGDAVMAFWGSPFPQDDHAVRACHAALDMSKRLEELNLKWEVQGKKPLSIGIGINTGQVNVGNMGSSRRFSWTVMGDPVNLASRLEGQNKEYHTARIISEFTYAQVKDRYVCRDLDRIRVKGKLKPVKIYELMDFAKNAPRHSDLLERWNDAHGAFYRGAWDEAVQKFEALLGSYPDDGPTETFLKRAYDYYKEHPASDWDGVYVAKTK, from the coding sequence ATGAATCCGGTCCTGAAAAAGATCGCAGAGCTGTGGGGAAAGTTTGCCGACCTGGTCGGACGCGTGCCGGCCAAGCGCGTGGACATGGGGATCGCTCTGCTGGTGACGCTGCTGGCGATGGTGGTGTACGTGTATGTTACGACCGGCCTGAATCGCCGAGCGGCGCTGAGTTTCCTGCAGACGAGCGAGCTGCGCTCGCTGGACGCGCGATTCAAAGCACGCGGAGCGAGACAGCAATGCCCCGGACGGTCCGCCGAGCGGGGTTGCATCGATGACCGGATCGTCATCGTCGCTTTGGACGAAAAGACGCTGCAGAAGGTCGGGTCCTTCCCCATCGCGCGCAATTACTACGGCAAAACGGTGGATCAGTTGGTAGCCGGGGGGGCGCGGGTCATCGGATTTGACTACGACTTCCCGACGCCGGAGAAAAACTCGGCGGTGGAGGCGCTGAAGAAACTGGAGTCGGAGATCGGCGGCGCGGCTTCGCCGACGGTACTGGAGAAGATCCGCGCCATCGAGCGCACCAGCGACAACGATGCCATCCTGGCCGATTCCCTCAAGCGCGCCGGCAACGTGGTGCTCGGCCACATTTTCCTCGATGAAGAGCGCGCCAAGGCCATGGACGCCAAGGCGGCCGAGGACTATTACAACATCCTGTGGGGCCATCCCTTCCCGCAGATGATCAAGGCCAAGGCCGGCCGCGACTTCGATCTTAATAAAGCCTGGGACGATCCCACCCGGGGACACGAAGGGCCGGTGATGTTCGGCATTGAATCGAACATCCGGCTGATCGCGGAGGCCGCCCGCTCGTATGGCTTTTTCAACTACATCCCCGACCGTGACGGCATCTACCGGCGCGCCCCCAGCCTGATGCGCTACCGCGACCGCGAATGGTTCCCTTCGCTTCCGGCAGAAATGCTGAAAGTGTACGAGAACATCAAAGACCAAAGCGAAGTCGCCTACATCAATGACAACGGGATGGAGCGGCTGGAACTGGGGCCGCATACCTACGCCACCGAGCCCGACGGCACCTTTCTGATCAATTTTGCGGGTCCGTTTAGGACCTATCCGCACTACTCGATGGCCGATGTGATGGACGGCACGGTCCCGCCCTCCACGTTCCAGGGAAAGATCGTGCTCATGGGGCCCACCGCCATCGGCATCGGCGATCTTCGCCCCATGCCATTCCAGAGCAGCGACTACATGGGAGTCGAGCTGCATGCCAACGTGCTCGACAACATGCTGAACAACGACATCGCCGGGCGCGGTTTCCTGAAGCGCGGGATCAACCAGGAGATCATCGACATCGTGTTCATCCTGATCTTCGGCATCGGGATGGGCTACCTGTTCGCGCGCCTGAAGCCCCTGCACTCGACGTTTTCCGTGATCGCGGCGCTGGTGGCGTTTTTCGGGATCTGCTACTTCGCCTTCACGCACTGGGGGATGTGGCTGTACCTGGTGATCCCGGCGGGCGCGCTGGTGGTGAACTACGGCGCCATTACCAGCTTCCGCATGGTGTTTGAAGAGCGCGAAAAGCGCAAGGTGCGCAAAACGTTCGAACGCTACGTGTCGCCGGGCGTCATCCGGCTGATCGAACAGGACCCCAAGAAATACTTCAAGGCGGGCGGCGAGTCGAAGGAGCTGACCATCATGTTCAGCGACATCCGCTCCTTCACCGCGATTTCCGAAGGGCTCACGCCGGACGCGCTGGTGGCGCTGCTGAACGAATACCTGGGCGAGATGACCGACATCCTGTTCACGCGCTGGGGCACATTGGACAAGTACATCGGCGACGCGGTGATGGCGTTCTGGGGATCGCCCTTCCCGCAGGACGACCACGCGGTGCGCGCCTGCCACGCCGCGCTCGACATGAGCAAGCGGTTGGAAGAGCTCAACCTGAAGTGGGAAGTGCAAGGCAAGAAGCCGCTCAGCATCGGCATCGGGATCAACACTGGGCAGGTGAACGTCGGGAATATGGGGTCCAGCCGGCGATTCTCGTGGACGGTGATGGGCGACCCGGTGAATCTGGCGTCGCGCCTGGAAGGGCAAAACAAGGAATACCATACGGCGCGAATCATCAGTGAATTCACCTACGCGCAGGTGAAAGACCGCTACGTGTGCCGCGACCTTGACCGCATCCGGGTGAAGGGCAAGCTGAAGCCGGTGAAGATTTATGAGCTCATGGATTTCGCGAAAAACGCACCCAGGCACAGCGACCTGCTAGAGCGCTGGAACGACGCGCACGGCGCTTTCTATCGCGGGGCATGGGACGAGGCGGTACAGAAGTTCGAGGCCTTGTTGGGCAGCTATCCCGATGACGGTCCGACGGAGACCTTCCTGAAGCGGGCTTACGACTACTACAAGGAGCATCCGGCGAGCGACTGGGACGGCGTGTACGTGGCCAAGACCAAGTGA